One Pseudonocardia abyssalis DNA segment encodes these proteins:
- a CDS encoding FAD-dependent monooxygenase, protein MRIAVAGGGPGGLFFATLIKRADPSIEVTVFERNKADDTFGFGVVFSDRTLAGIHEADPVLRQALTEHGRHWDDIEVRLKGERIRCGGNGMAAVVRKTLLALMQARARDVGADLRFSSEVSLDDLAGYDLVVAADGSGSRIREQLDADLGVEVETATAKFIWFGTDYLFDGLTFVHERSPDGVFAVHGYPISDAVSTFIVETDEASWRRAGLDEFDVTQPPGASDLLTKDYLEKLFADQIDGKRLLTNNSRWGNFRTRRTRRWHALDPRPVALLGDAVHTAHFSVGSGTKMAMEDAVALSAALAAHPDDLPAALAAYEQAAQPSVRKIQDSARPSLAWWEHFGEYHDAFEPWQFAYHFLSRSITDARLAKRAPDFVAASHGGWVAAHGAEPLETPFERNGWTSASRLVTVRTTDGVPTEVVAAEGSLPLGDPRPGSWGAVLAAPEDEAGLPDALARLAAWGGEPVLVAVHGGTALTRTRLCEQARLHDGLPALLVDPDGHDDSARDRALTTVLSGRADLVGVTA, encoded by the coding sequence ATGCGCATCGCCGTCGCCGGAGGTGGCCCTGGTGGGCTGTTCTTCGCCACCCTGATCAAGCGGGCCGACCCGTCGATCGAGGTCACCGTCTTCGAGCGGAACAAGGCCGACGACACCTTCGGCTTCGGCGTGGTGTTCTCCGACCGGACGCTGGCCGGCATCCACGAGGCCGATCCGGTGCTGCGCCAGGCGCTCACCGAGCACGGCCGGCACTGGGACGACATCGAGGTGCGGCTCAAGGGGGAGCGGATCCGCTGCGGCGGCAACGGCATGGCGGCGGTCGTGCGCAAGACCCTGCTCGCGCTGATGCAGGCCCGGGCCCGCGACGTCGGCGCCGACCTGCGGTTCTCCTCGGAGGTCTCCCTCGACGACCTGGCCGGCTACGACCTGGTCGTGGCCGCGGACGGGTCCGGCTCGCGCATCCGGGAGCAGCTCGACGCCGACCTGGGTGTCGAGGTGGAGACCGCGACGGCGAAGTTCATCTGGTTCGGCACCGACTATCTGTTCGACGGGTTGACGTTCGTGCACGAGCGCAGCCCCGACGGGGTGTTCGCCGTGCACGGCTACCCGATCTCCGACGCCGTCTCCACGTTCATCGTCGAGACCGACGAGGCGTCCTGGCGCCGGGCCGGGCTCGACGAGTTCGACGTCACCCAGCCGCCGGGGGCGAGCGACCTGCTCACCAAGGACTACCTGGAGAAGCTCTTCGCCGACCAGATCGACGGGAAGCGGCTGCTCACCAACAACTCGCGCTGGGGCAACTTCCGCACCCGCCGCACCCGGCGCTGGCACGCGCTGGATCCCCGGCCGGTCGCGCTGCTCGGCGACGCCGTGCACACCGCGCACTTCTCGGTCGGGTCGGGCACGAAGATGGCGATGGAGGACGCGGTCGCGCTCTCCGCCGCGCTGGCCGCGCACCCGGACGACCTACCGGCCGCCCTGGCCGCCTACGAGCAGGCCGCGCAGCCGTCCGTGCGCAAGATCCAGGACTCGGCCCGGCCGAGCCTGGCCTGGTGGGAGCACTTCGGCGAGTACCACGACGCCTTCGAGCCCTGGCAGTTCGCGTACCACTTCCTCTCCCGCAGCATCACCGACGCGCGGCTGGCGAAGCGCGCCCCCGACTTCGTCGCCGCCAGCCACGGCGGGTGGGTCGCCGCGCACGGGGCCGAGCCCCTGGAGACCCCGTTCGAGCGGAACGGCTGGACGTCCGCGAGCAGGCTCGTGACCGTCCGCACGACCGACGGCGTACCCACCGAGGTCGTCGCCGCGGAGGGGTCCCTGCCGCTCGGCGATCCGCGTCCCGGGTCGTGGGGTGCCGTCCTCGCCGCCCCGGAGGACGAGGCGGGACTGCCGGACGCACTGGCGCGGCTCGCCGCGTGGGGCGGGGAGCCCGTGCTCGTCGCCGTGCACGGCGGCACCGCGCTCACCCGCACGCGACTGTGCGAGCAGGCCCGGCTGCACGACGGCCTGCCCGCCCTGCTCGTCGACCCGGACGGCCACGACGACTCCGCACGCGACCGCGCGCTGACGACGGTCCTGTCCGGGCGCGCCGACCTCGTGGGGGTGACAGCGTGA
- a CDS encoding (2Fe-2S)-binding protein codes for MPTQTFNLNGEQVTVEVEDDVRLLWVIRDILGVTGPKYGCGINVCKACTSHINGKAFNPCSVPVGEISADDEITTIEGLADTVDADLHPMQEAWIDKDVAQCGYCQPGQIMAAVAKVRQCADEGRKLDDAAIEEIRNICRCGTYNRIREAIYAGAENM; via the coding sequence ATGCCCACACAGACTTTCAACCTCAACGGTGAGCAGGTCACCGTCGAGGTCGAGGACGACGTCCGCCTGCTCTGGGTGATCCGCGACATCCTCGGCGTCACCGGCCCCAAGTACGGCTGCGGCATCAACGTCTGCAAGGCCTGCACCAGCCACATCAACGGCAAGGCCTTCAACCCCTGCAGCGTCCCCGTCGGCGAGATCTCCGCCGACGACGAGATCACCACCATCGAAGGCCTCGCCGACACCGTCGACGCCGACCTGCACCCCATGCAGGAAGCCTGGATCGACAAGGACGTCGCCCAGTGCGGCTACTGCCAGCCCGGCCAGATCATGGCCGCCGTCGCCAAGGTCCGCCAGTGCGCCGACGAAGGCCGCAAGCTCGACGACGCCGCCATCGAGGAGATCCGCAACATCTGCCGCTGCGGCACCTACAACCGCATCCGCGAGGCGATCTACGCCGGCGCCGAGAACATGTGA
- a CDS encoding MFS transporter, whose product MSQQTRPAARSGLVVVALCFLTIVFDGYDLIVYGSVVPSLLAEPGWNLGPAGAGAIGSYALAGMLVGALASGALTDALGRRRIMLGGITAFSILMVACAFAPNPAVLGVLRFLAGLGLGGVIPSAIALTFEYAPRHRRQLYNALMFVGYSVGGVLAAVLAILLVADHGWRLMFAIGGAPLLVVLPLAWRFLPESVGFLITKGRDDEAAVLADRYGVDLDALRAERAASSGSTGPRTLFRSGTRAATLLFGAASFCGLLLVYGLNTWLPQIMREAGYPLGSALAFLLVLNLGAIVGGIAASALADRFGSKPVTVAAFLLATLCLLVLSQRVGTGLLFVAVAVAGLGSVGTQILVNGYVAVHYPTAIRATALGWALGVGRAGAIIGPLFGGWVLAAGIGFEWNFYGFAVPALLGALFIGLVPRRRDDHAPSPAATPARTTNAGPKEETTV is encoded by the coding sequence GTGTCACAGCAGACCCGACCAGCGGCCCGATCCGGCCTCGTCGTCGTCGCTCTCTGCTTCCTGACCATCGTCTTCGACGGCTACGACCTGATCGTCTACGGCTCGGTGGTGCCGAGCCTGCTCGCCGAGCCGGGATGGAACCTCGGCCCGGCCGGAGCGGGGGCCATCGGCAGCTACGCCCTGGCGGGCATGCTGGTCGGCGCACTGGCGTCGGGCGCTCTCACCGACGCCCTCGGACGCCGGCGCATCATGCTCGGCGGGATCACGGCGTTCTCGATCCTGATGGTCGCGTGCGCCTTCGCGCCGAACCCGGCTGTGCTCGGCGTCCTCCGCTTCCTCGCGGGTCTCGGCCTCGGCGGGGTGATCCCGTCGGCGATCGCGCTGACCTTCGAGTACGCGCCCCGGCACCGCCGGCAGCTCTACAACGCCCTGATGTTCGTCGGCTACTCCGTCGGGGGCGTGCTCGCCGCGGTACTGGCGATCCTGCTCGTCGCCGACCACGGCTGGCGGCTGATGTTCGCCATCGGCGGTGCGCCGCTGCTGGTCGTCCTGCCGCTGGCCTGGCGTTTCCTGCCGGAGTCGGTGGGCTTCCTCATCACGAAGGGCCGTGACGACGAGGCCGCCGTGCTGGCGGACCGGTACGGCGTCGACCTGGACGCGCTGCGCGCCGAACGCGCCGCGTCCTCGGGGAGCACCGGTCCGCGCACCCTGTTCCGGTCCGGCACACGCGCCGCGACGCTGCTGTTCGGCGCCGCGAGCTTCTGCGGCCTGCTGCTGGTCTACGGACTCAACACCTGGCTGCCGCAGATCATGCGCGAGGCCGGCTACCCGCTGGGGTCCGCCCTGGCGTTCCTGCTCGTGCTCAACCTCGGTGCCATCGTCGGCGGGATCGCGGCGTCCGCACTGGCCGACCGCTTCGGGTCCAAGCCGGTCACGGTGGCCGCGTTCCTGCTCGCCACGCTGTGCCTGCTCGTGCTGAGCCAGCGGGTCGGCACCGGGCTGCTGTTCGTCGCGGTCGCGGTCGCCGGCCTCGGCAGCGTCGGCACCCAGATCCTGGTCAACGGCTACGTCGCCGTGCACTACCCGACGGCGATCCGCGCCACCGCGCTCGGGTGGGCCCTCGGCGTCGGCCGGGCCGGGGCCATCATCGGACCGCTGTTCGGTGGTTGGGTGTTGGCGGCGGGCATCGGTTTCGAGTGGAACTTCTACGGGTTCGCCGTACCGGCGTTGCTCGGCGCCCTGTTCATCGGCCTGGTCCCGCGTCGCCGCGACGACCACGCCCCATCGCCGGCAGCCACGCCGGCCCGCACGACGAACGCCGGACCGAAGGAGGAGACGACGGTATGA
- a CDS encoding fumarylacetoacetate hydrolase family protein, with product MKLATIRTATGTAAVRIDDGGAVELGAADLGEFLANPDWKTVAAAADGPRHDLAGLDYATLIPRPEKVFCVGLNYRSHILEMGRDLPEYPALFAKFARALVGAHDPVEMPAGSEQVDWEAELGVVIGTEVRHATPEQAAAAIAGYTVVNDVTARDFQYRTIEWLQGKTFERSTPVGPWLVVDEGTPGEISCEVDGDVVQKADSSDLVFSAAELVAYISQIITLVPGDLIATGTPGGVGHKRKPPRYLAEGSELVTRIEGVGEQRNTLVKGN from the coding sequence GTGAAGCTCGCGACCATCCGCACCGCCACCGGCACCGCTGCCGTCCGCATCGACGACGGCGGCGCCGTCGAGCTGGGAGCCGCCGACCTCGGCGAGTTCCTGGCGAACCCGGACTGGAAGACCGTCGCGGCGGCCGCCGACGGCCCCCGGCACGACCTGGCCGGCCTCGACTACGCCACCCTGATCCCGCGCCCGGAGAAGGTGTTCTGCGTCGGGCTGAACTACCGCTCGCACATCCTGGAGATGGGCCGCGACCTGCCGGAGTACCCGGCGCTGTTCGCCAAGTTCGCCCGGGCACTGGTCGGTGCGCACGACCCGGTCGAGATGCCGGCCGGGTCGGAGCAGGTCGACTGGGAGGCCGAGCTCGGCGTCGTGATCGGCACCGAGGTCCGGCACGCCACGCCCGAGCAGGCCGCCGCGGCGATCGCCGGATACACCGTGGTCAACGACGTCACCGCCCGGGACTTCCAGTACCGGACGATCGAGTGGCTGCAGGGCAAGACCTTCGAGCGCAGCACCCCGGTCGGCCCCTGGCTGGTCGTCGACGAGGGCACCCCGGGTGAGATCTCCTGCGAGGTCGACGGCGACGTGGTGCAGAAGGCCGACTCCTCCGACCTGGTGTTCTCCGCCGCCGAACTGGTCGCCTACATCTCGCAGATCATCACCCTGGTCCCGGGCGACCTCATCGCCACCGGCACCCCGGGCGGGGTCGGGCACAAGCGCAAGCCCCCCCGCTACCTCGCCGAGGGCTCGGAGCTGGTCACCCGGATCGAGGGCGTCGGCGAGCAGCGCAACACCCTCGTGAAGGGGAACTGA
- a CDS encoding acetate--CoA ligase family protein — MTTTVPRAATGLSALFAPRGIAVVGASRKPGKLGAALARSLSGFAAAGGHLALVNGRDDTMHPSVTAAAQAGPVDLAMICVPAAACAEVLADAARAGAGAAVICGGGFAEAGGPGVDFQDAVAAVVADTGIRLLGPNTSGFLAPHAGVTASFVPGVAQVRPGRVAVVAASGGVNHALAFLLTEAGHGISLAVGIGNGVDVSAPDVLDHLVTDPDTGAVALHVESVADGPRLVAAVRRLTARTPVVALVVGQHDIGAFAASHTGALATSWRTTRAALAQAGAVLVDDERELVDAVGALSVARTRPGADPGVGVVTAQAGPGLLLLDDLRGRRARVPELTGATQATLGTLLPPLTYQANPVDTGRPGPELGQVFHTVASDPQVDLVAGYALHEPDAVDLVAAAQEGRVPGVPVVLGVGGTGDAVVASRRALLDAGIAVASEPRGVAAAVGALLADARAQARPVAAGPAQQVPTGISGAHDEDQAKTLLDRLGIATPPRRVCADRAAAHAALAELGGPVAVKILDAAILHKTEIGGVHLGITEAPALDAALDRLDAIGADRYLVEKMAPSGVDLVLGARRDPVFGPILLLGLGGTTAEALADVAIRLAPLDTGEAAGMPGDLAGRALLDGWRGGPVLAPADLGSVVARLGDLLVANPGLDEVEINPLRLTADGLVALDAVVVPAPALPVSQEADDAHPNQ, encoded by the coding sequence ATGACCACCACCGTCCCGCGCGCCGCGACCGGGCTGTCGGCGCTCTTCGCGCCGCGCGGCATCGCCGTCGTCGGTGCCTCCCGCAAACCGGGCAAGCTCGGCGCGGCACTGGCCCGCTCGCTGAGCGGCTTCGCCGCGGCCGGGGGCCACCTGGCGCTGGTCAACGGCCGCGACGACACGATGCACCCCTCCGTCACGGCCGCCGCGCAGGCGGGCCCGGTCGATCTCGCCATGATCTGCGTGCCCGCCGCCGCCTGCGCCGAGGTCCTCGCCGACGCCGCACGCGCCGGCGCGGGTGCGGCGGTCATCTGCGGAGGGGGCTTCGCCGAGGCGGGTGGCCCCGGCGTCGACTTCCAGGACGCCGTGGCCGCGGTCGTCGCCGACACCGGTATCCGGCTGCTGGGCCCCAACACCAGCGGGTTCCTCGCCCCGCACGCCGGCGTCACGGCCAGCTTCGTGCCCGGCGTGGCCCAGGTCCGCCCCGGGCGGGTCGCGGTCGTCGCGGCCAGCGGCGGGGTCAACCACGCACTGGCGTTCCTGCTCACCGAGGCCGGGCACGGGATCAGCCTCGCGGTCGGGATCGGGAACGGCGTCGACGTGTCGGCCCCCGACGTGCTCGACCACCTCGTCACCGACCCGGACACCGGTGCCGTCGCCCTGCACGTGGAGTCGGTCGCCGACGGCCCCCGGCTCGTCGCGGCGGTGCGGCGTCTCACCGCCCGCACGCCCGTCGTCGCGCTCGTCGTCGGGCAGCACGACATCGGTGCGTTCGCCGCGTCGCACACCGGGGCGCTCGCCACCTCGTGGCGCACCACCCGGGCCGCGCTGGCCCAGGCCGGTGCCGTGCTGGTCGACGACGAGCGCGAGCTCGTCGACGCCGTCGGCGCCCTGTCGGTCGCCCGCACGCGGCCCGGCGCCGATCCCGGCGTCGGGGTCGTCACGGCGCAGGCCGGGCCCGGGCTGCTGCTGCTCGACGACCTGCGCGGGCGGCGCGCCCGCGTGCCGGAGCTGACCGGGGCGACCCAGGCCACGCTGGGGACCCTGCTCCCGCCGCTGACCTACCAGGCCAACCCCGTCGACACCGGCCGGCCGGGCCCCGAGCTCGGGCAGGTCTTCCACACCGTCGCCTCGGACCCGCAGGTCGACCTGGTCGCCGGGTACGCGCTGCACGAACCCGACGCGGTCGACCTCGTCGCGGCCGCGCAGGAGGGCCGGGTGCCCGGCGTCCCGGTGGTCCTCGGCGTGGGCGGGACCGGGGACGCCGTCGTCGCATCACGGCGGGCCCTGCTCGACGCCGGGATCGCCGTCGCCTCCGAGCCGCGTGGCGTGGCGGCCGCGGTCGGAGCGCTGCTGGCCGACGCCCGCGCGCAGGCGCGCCCGGTGGCCGCCGGACCCGCGCAGCAGGTGCCCACGGGGATCAGCGGCGCGCACGACGAGGACCAGGCCAAGACCCTGCTGGATCGCCTCGGCATCGCCACCCCGCCGCGGCGGGTCTGCGCCGACCGCGCCGCGGCCCACGCCGCACTCGCCGAGCTCGGTGGCCCGGTCGCCGTGAAGATCCTCGACGCCGCGATCCTGCACAAGACCGAGATCGGCGGCGTCCACCTCGGCATCACCGAGGCCCCCGCGCTCGACGCGGCACTGGACCGGCTCGACGCCATCGGTGCCGACCGCTACCTCGTCGAGAAGATGGCGCCGTCCGGCGTCGACCTGGTTCTCGGCGCCCGGCGCGACCCGGTGTTCGGGCCGATCCTGCTACTCGGGCTCGGCGGAACCACGGCCGAGGCGCTGGCCGACGTCGCCATCCGGCTGGCCCCGCTCGACACGGGGGAGGCGGCCGGTATGCCGGGCGACCTGGCCGGACGGGCGCTGCTCGACGGCTGGCGCGGCGGACCCGTCCTCGCCCCGGCCGACCTCGGGTCGGTCGTCGCCCGGCTCGGTGACCTGCTCGTGGCCAACCCCGGCCTCGACGAGGTCGAGATCAACCCGCTCCGCCTGACCGCCGACGGTCTCGTCGCCCTCGACGCCGTCGTCGTTCCGGCGCCCGCCCTTCCCGTGTCCCAGGAGGCCGATGATGCCCACCCCAATCAGTGA
- a CDS encoding cupin domain-containing protein, producing the protein MTSTVPQDNAISAQEQEQLDELYAAFDAAHMKPLWTQIGGLMPTSPRPDSVPFLWRWSTLLPLAEQAGELVPVGRGGERRAIALANPGLPGTAYATPTLWAAIQYLGPREEAPAHRHTQTAFRFVVEGEGVWTNVEGDPVAMRRGDLLLTPGMHFHEHHNTTDHPMAWIDGLDIPLVRTIDAGFFEFGPDVLSTTETPAVSRNERLWAHPGLTPVGAPAAKASPLMAYRWEHTDAALTAQLELEREGFPGVVEPGHAVVRFTNPATAGDCLSTMRCEMHRLRAATSTALTRTAGSSVWQVFSGSGVVTVGDERYEVGQGDLFCVPSWAGLAFDTDSGLDAFRFSDDPVFEALGLARTAREDRS; encoded by the coding sequence ATGACCTCGACCGTGCCCCAGGACAACGCGATCTCCGCGCAGGAGCAGGAGCAGCTCGACGAGCTGTACGCCGCGTTCGACGCCGCCCACATGAAGCCGCTGTGGACCCAGATCGGCGGGCTCATGCCGACCAGCCCGCGGCCGGACTCGGTGCCGTTCCTGTGGCGCTGGTCCACCCTGCTGCCGCTGGCCGAGCAGGCGGGCGAGCTGGTGCCCGTCGGCCGCGGTGGGGAGCGTCGCGCGATCGCCCTGGCCAACCCCGGCCTGCCCGGCACCGCCTACGCCACCCCCACGCTGTGGGCGGCCATCCAGTACCTCGGCCCGCGCGAGGAGGCGCCCGCGCACCGGCACACGCAGACCGCGTTCCGGTTCGTCGTCGAGGGCGAGGGCGTGTGGACCAACGTCGAGGGCGACCCGGTCGCGATGCGCCGCGGCGACCTGCTGCTCACCCCGGGAATGCACTTCCACGAGCACCACAACACCACCGACCACCCGATGGCCTGGATCGACGGGCTCGACATCCCGCTGGTCCGCACCATCGACGCCGGCTTCTTCGAGTTCGGCCCGGACGTGCTGTCGACGACCGAGACCCCTGCGGTGTCGCGCAACGAGCGGCTGTGGGCCCACCCGGGGCTCACCCCCGTCGGGGCGCCGGCGGCGAAGGCGTCGCCGCTGATGGCCTACCGCTGGGAGCACACCGACGCCGCCCTGACCGCGCAGCTCGAACTCGAGCGCGAGGGGTTCCCCGGCGTCGTCGAGCCCGGGCACGCCGTCGTCCGGTTCACCAACCCGGCCACCGCGGGCGACTGCCTCTCGACGATGCGCTGCGAGATGCACCGGCTGCGTGCCGCGACGTCGACCGCGCTGACCCGCACCGCCGGATCGTCGGTCTGGCAGGTGTTCTCCGGCTCCGGCGTGGTCACGGTCGGCGACGAGCGCTACGAGGTCGGCCAGGGCGACCTGTTCTGTGTGCCGTCCTGGGCCGGTCTGGCCTTCGACACCGACTCCGGGCTCGACGCCTTCCGATTCTCCGACGACCCCGTCTTCGAGGCCCTCGGCCTCGCCCGCACCGCACGAGAGGACCGTTCGTGA